From the Oleiharenicola lentus genome, one window contains:
- a CDS encoding deoxyhypusine synthase family protein, whose translation MKTKAKAQPKPELVNAKLARKKGPISKFIAHNYRHFNAAALLDSAKGYEAHLQAGGKMLLTLAGAMSTAELGISLAEMIRRDKIHAIVCTGANLEEDIFNLVAHDYYERVPHYRSLTADDEQALLDRHMNRVTDTCIPEGEAMRRIEAAVAEEWLAADRAAERFFPHEFMYKILRSGKLKKFYQIDPKNSWMLAACEKNLPIIVPGWEDATLGNMYAGRVITGEIKNVHTVRTGIEYMATFAGWYTQTAKTLKSGEGSIGFFQIGGGIAGDFPICVVPMLHQDLGRTNVPLWGYFSQISDSTTSYGSYSGAVPNEKITWGKLGAKTPKFVIESDATIVAPLIFAWVLGQ comes from the coding sequence ATGAAGACGAAAGCCAAAGCCCAGCCCAAACCCGAACTGGTCAACGCCAAGCTCGCCCGAAAGAAGGGGCCCATCTCCAAGTTCATCGCGCATAACTACCGTCACTTCAACGCCGCCGCCCTGCTGGATTCCGCCAAGGGCTACGAGGCCCACCTGCAGGCCGGGGGCAAGATGCTGTTGACACTCGCCGGGGCCATGTCCACCGCCGAACTGGGCATCTCGTTGGCCGAGATGATCCGGCGCGACAAGATCCACGCCATCGTGTGCACCGGCGCGAACCTGGAGGAAGACATCTTCAACCTCGTGGCCCATGACTACTACGAGCGCGTGCCGCACTACCGCTCGCTGACGGCCGATGACGAGCAGGCCTTGCTCGACCGGCACATGAACCGCGTAACCGACACCTGCATACCCGAGGGAGAGGCCATGCGCCGCATCGAGGCCGCCGTCGCCGAGGAGTGGCTGGCCGCCGACCGCGCGGCCGAACGGTTTTTCCCGCACGAGTTCATGTATAAAATTCTCCGGTCGGGTAAGCTGAAGAAGTTCTACCAGATCGACCCGAAGAATTCCTGGATGCTGGCTGCCTGCGAAAAGAACCTGCCGATCATCGTGCCCGGCTGGGAAGACGCCACCCTCGGCAACATGTATGCCGGCCGCGTCATCACCGGCGAGATCAAGAACGTGCATACCGTCCGCACCGGCATCGAATACATGGCCACGTTTGCCGGCTGGTATACGCAGACCGCGAAGACGCTCAAGTCAGGCGAGGGTTCGATTGGGTTCTTCCAGATCGGCGGCGGCATCGCGGGCGACTTCCCGATCTGCGTCGTGCCGATGCTGCACCAGGATCTTGGTCGCACCAACGTGCCGCTGTGGGGCTATTTCTCCCAGATCAGCGATTCGACCACGAGCTACGGCAGCTACTCCGGCGCCGTGCCGAACGAGAAGATCACCTGGGGCAAGCTCGGGGCGAAGACCCCGAAGTTCGTCATCGAGAGCGATGCCACGATCGTGGCGCCGTTGATCTTTGCGTGGGTCCTTGGCCAGTGA